Proteins found in one Luteimonas chenhongjianii genomic segment:
- the cheY gene encoding chemotaxis response regulator CheY — MNKNIRILVVDDFSTMRRIVKNLLSDLGFNNTVEAEDGNSAMAVLRQDAVELVITDWNMPGMTGIELLREIRADARFRTLPVLMVTAEAKREQIIEAAQTGVNGYIIKPFTAQTLEEKLGKIFERLGTAA; from the coding sequence TTGAACAAGAACATCCGCATCCTGGTCGTCGACGATTTCTCGACGATGCGCCGGATCGTCAAGAACCTGCTGTCCGATCTGGGCTTCAACAACACCGTCGAGGCGGAGGACGGCAACAGTGCGATGGCCGTGCTGCGTCAGGACGCGGTGGAGCTGGTGATCACCGACTGGAACATGCCCGGCATGACCGGCATCGAACTGCTGCGCGAGATCCGCGCCGACGCCAGGTTCCGCACCCTGCCGGTGCTGATGGTGACCGCCGAGGCCAAGCGCGAGCAGATCATCGAAGCGGCGCAGACCGGCGTGAACGGCTACATCATCAAGCCGTTCACCGCGCAGACGCTGGAAGAGAAGCTCGGCAAGATCTTCGAGCGCCTGGGCACCGCTGCATGA
- a CDS encoding response regulator: protein MSARILVVDDSASMRQMVSFALTSAGFTVDEAEDGQIALGRAQGQRFSAVVTDVNMPNMDGIALIRALRGLPDYKFTPMLMLTTESAADKKAEGKAAGATGWLVKPFNPEQLVATVQKVLG from the coding sequence ATGAGCGCACGCATTCTTGTAGTGGACGATTCGGCCTCGATGCGCCAGATGGTCTCCTTCGCCCTCACCTCGGCCGGCTTCACCGTCGACGAGGCCGAGGATGGCCAGATCGCCCTCGGACGCGCCCAGGGCCAGCGCTTCAGCGCAGTGGTCACCGACGTCAACATGCCGAACATGGACGGAATCGCGCTGATCCGCGCCCTGCGCGGCCTGCCCGATTACAAGTTCACCCCGATGCTGATGCTGACCACCGAGTCGGCGGCCGACAAGAAGGCCGAAGGCAAGGCGGCGGGCGCGACCGGGTGGCTGGTCAAGCCGTTCAACCCCGAGCAGCTGGTCGCCACCGTCCAGAAGGTCCTGGGCTGA
- a CDS encoding RNA polymerase sigma factor FliA — protein MSLAARQHYQAVQRSVAAEVDPLVQHAELVRRIAHHLAARLPSSVEIDDLVQAGMIGLLEASRSYDAEQGASFETYASIRIRGSMIDEIRRGDWVPRSVHRRAREAASAIRQIEQSTGRPASAQEVAAKLEMPLDDYQRLLEDAARGQVLSLDSHIEDHGEVEPANRGGGPTPQENLVRDEFGRELMTAIGHLPEREQLVLSLYYEQELNLKEIGAVLGVSESRVCQIHGQAMLRLRGRLTAFQLADTGYGADD, from the coding sequence ATGAGCCTTGCCGCGCGCCAGCACTACCAGGCGGTGCAACGCAGCGTAGCCGCAGAGGTCGATCCGCTTGTCCAGCACGCCGAACTGGTGCGCCGCATCGCCCACCATCTCGCCGCGCGACTGCCTTCCAGCGTGGAGATCGACGACCTCGTGCAGGCCGGCATGATCGGCCTGCTGGAAGCCTCGCGCAGCTACGACGCCGAACAGGGCGCGTCCTTCGAGACCTATGCCTCGATCCGCATCCGCGGCTCGATGATCGACGAGATCCGCCGCGGCGACTGGGTACCGCGTTCGGTACACCGGCGGGCCCGCGAAGCCGCTTCGGCGATCCGCCAGATCGAGCAGAGCACCGGCCGACCGGCGAGTGCGCAGGAGGTCGCGGCCAAGCTCGAAATGCCGCTCGACGACTACCAGCGCCTGCTCGAGGATGCGGCCCGCGGCCAGGTCCTGAGCCTGGACTCGCACATCGAGGACCACGGCGAGGTCGAGCCCGCGAATCGCGGCGGCGGTCCCACGCCCCAGGAGAATCTGGTGCGCGACGAGTTCGGCCGCGAGCTGATGACCGCGATCGGACACCTGCCCGAACGCGAGCAGCTGGTGCTGTCGCTGTACTACGAGCAGGAACTCAACCTGAAAGAGATCGGCGCCGTCCTCGGCGTCAGCGAGTCGCGCGTCTGCCAGATCCATGGCCAGGCGATGCTGCGGCTGCGTGGCCGTCTCACCGCCTTCCAACTCGCCGACACCGGATACGGTGCCGACGACTGA
- a CDS encoding ParA family protein: MRVWAIANQKGGVGKTTTSLALGRAMVARGLRVLLVDLDPHASLTRAFGVPTDPPPPGVAELFGSPPPSLESLLRASSTEGLDFVCAQTALATLERRSATQPGLGLALSQAITRHAGGHDAILLDCPPTLGLLMVNALAAADRLIVPTQCEPLALYGLAGMVRTGEMVERSRQRPLPVSIIPTMYDRRTRIGRDTLAQLQTEYHDRIWSEAIPVDTQLSNADVLAGQVFSGNVPGRAMSAYTRALDWLLAEEQAGEQAA, from the coding sequence ATGCGCGTCTGGGCGATTGCCAACCAGAAGGGAGGCGTTGGCAAGACCACGACTTCCCTCGCCCTAGGGCGCGCAATGGTCGCGCGCGGCCTGCGTGTGCTGCTGGTCGATCTCGATCCGCATGCGTCGCTGACCCGCGCCTTCGGCGTGCCCACCGATCCACCGCCCCCAGGCGTCGCCGAACTGTTCGGCTCGCCCCCGCCGTCGCTTGAATCGCTGCTGCGGGCATCATCGACGGAAGGGCTCGATTTCGTCTGCGCGCAGACCGCCCTGGCCACGCTGGAGCGGCGCAGCGCCACCCAACCGGGCCTGGGCCTGGCGCTGTCGCAGGCGATCACCCGCCATGCCGGGGGCCACGACGCGATCCTGCTCGACTGCCCGCCCACGCTGGGCCTGTTGATGGTCAACGCCCTGGCGGCGGCCGATCGCCTGATCGTGCCCACCCAGTGCGAGCCCCTCGCGCTGTACGGTCTGGCCGGCATGGTGCGCACGGGCGAGATGGTCGAGCGCTCGCGCCAACGGCCATTGCCGGTCTCGATCATCCCGACCATGTACGACCGCCGCACCCGCATCGGCCGCGACACGCTCGCCCAGCTGCAGACGGAGTACCACGACCGCATCTGGAGCGAGGCGATTCCGGTGGACACGCAGCTGAGCAACGCCGACGTGCTCGCCGGCCAGGTCTTCAGCGGCAACGTGCCGGGGCGCGCAATGTCCGCCTATACACGTGCCCTTGACTGGTTGCTGGCCGAGGAGCAGGCCGGGGAGCAGGCAGCATGA
- a CDS encoding STAS domain-containing protein yields MDTVHLGDDLGIEASTGLKERLAPFLSSAHAVVLDAADVRRVHTAGLQVLCAFFASRAGIGHPTELRGCSEALHDAARLLGLGTALGLGAADPSNATDASTVENGA; encoded by the coding sequence ATGGACACCGTGCACCTAGGCGATGACCTCGGCATCGAGGCCAGCACCGGATTGAAGGAGCGGCTCGCGCCCTTCCTGAGTTCCGCGCACGCCGTCGTTCTCGACGCCGCCGACGTGCGCCGGGTGCATACCGCCGGGCTGCAGGTGCTGTGTGCGTTCTTCGCAAGCCGCGCCGGCATCGGCCATCCGACCGAGCTGCGTGGTTGCAGCGAGGCGCTGCACGACGCGGCACGGCTGCTCGGGCTGGGCACAGCGCTCGGCCTCGGCGCCGCCGACCCCTCAAACGCAACAGACGCAAGCACAGTGGAGAACGGCGCATGA
- a CDS encoding chemotaxis protein CheA, giving the protein MQAPDIVADFVLEARELLDDLGGQLVGLEQTPDDRERLNAVFRAFHTLKGGAGFLGAAPLVQLCHAAEETLGMVRAGQAALLPRHFDAAQQSLDWLQAMVDAIEHEDTVPSAPDALIAGFAPYDAPVAKPTRAAPPAPGVAAPGAAMISDDEFEALLDQLHGASAPGLQAPPAGAAEPIGDDEFEALLDQLHGNAAPGATTSGTGPGRPTAPAGTIGDDEFEALLDQLHGGAPPGATRPAGAPAAPAAAAAVAAPPPRRASPASAAGATGAASPAAEREQTVRVDTRRLDVIVDLVGELVLARNRLKTLRARLRDEDLDRAVTTLDNATARLQGAVMRTRMQPVGKVFSRFPKLARDVARALDKEVELELVGAETELDRNLVEALADPLIHLVRNAIDHGIEMPALREATGKPRLGRVRLSAQQQGDYVGIEIQDDGAGIDPERLRSKARDKGLIDAESAARLSAEECLNLIFMAGFSTRDEVSDISGRGVGMDVVQSRIRELGGQIQVTSELGRGSRFSLRVPLTLAILPTLLVHAAGDAYALPLARVQEVLHAPSRTVNWFDGRAALDRRSHTLSLLDLRHWLGRPVEDAALLTIVVLQRGDSRFGLVVDEVRGREEVVIKPLPRALRGLPGYAGATLIGDGRLALILDVDALRLR; this is encoded by the coding sequence GTGCAGGCCCCCGACATCGTCGCCGACTTCGTGCTCGAGGCACGCGAACTGCTGGACGATCTCGGCGGCCAGCTGGTAGGCCTGGAGCAGACGCCCGACGATCGCGAGCGCCTCAATGCGGTGTTCAGGGCGTTCCACACGCTCAAGGGCGGCGCCGGCTTCCTCGGCGCGGCGCCGCTGGTGCAGCTGTGCCATGCCGCGGAGGAAACCCTGGGCATGGTGCGCGCCGGCCAGGCCGCGCTGCTGCCGCGTCATTTCGACGCCGCGCAGCAGTCGCTCGACTGGCTGCAGGCGATGGTCGATGCCATCGAACATGAGGACACGGTGCCGAGCGCGCCGGATGCGCTGATCGCCGGCTTTGCGCCCTACGACGCACCGGTGGCCAAGCCAACGCGCGCTGCGCCGCCTGCCCCGGGAGTCGCCGCGCCCGGGGCCGCGATGATCTCCGACGACGAGTTCGAGGCGCTGCTCGACCAGTTGCACGGCGCCAGTGCGCCGGGACTGCAGGCGCCCCCCGCCGGCGCCGCGGAACCGATCGGCGACGACGAATTCGAGGCGCTGCTCGACCAGCTTCACGGCAACGCCGCCCCAGGCGCCACGACGTCGGGCACCGGGCCAGGGCGTCCAACGGCGCCTGCCGGGACGATCGGCGATGACGAGTTCGAAGCGCTGCTCGACCAGCTGCATGGCGGCGCGCCTCCGGGAGCGACGCGGCCCGCCGGCGCGCCTGCTGCCCCTGCCGCCGCAGCTGCCGTGGCCGCGCCACCGCCGCGACGCGCTTCGCCCGCGTCGGCGGCGGGCGCGACCGGGGCCGCATCGCCTGCCGCCGAGCGCGAGCAGACCGTGCGTGTGGACACCAGGCGCCTGGACGTGATCGTCGATCTGGTCGGCGAGCTGGTGCTGGCACGCAACCGGCTCAAGACCCTGCGCGCGCGCCTGCGCGACGAGGATCTCGACCGCGCGGTGACCACGCTCGACAACGCCACCGCCCGCCTGCAGGGGGCGGTCATGCGTACGCGCATGCAGCCTGTCGGCAAGGTGTTCTCGCGCTTTCCCAAGCTCGCCCGCGACGTCGCCCGCGCGCTCGACAAGGAGGTGGAGCTGGAGCTCGTCGGCGCCGAAACCGAACTCGACCGCAACCTCGTCGAGGCACTGGCCGATCCGCTGATCCATCTGGTGCGCAACGCCATCGACCACGGCATCGAGATGCCGGCGTTGCGCGAAGCCACCGGCAAGCCGCGACTCGGGCGCGTTCGCCTGAGCGCGCAGCAGCAGGGCGACTATGTCGGCATCGAGATCCAGGACGACGGCGCCGGAATCGATCCCGAGCGTCTGCGCTCCAAGGCGCGCGACAAGGGGCTGATCGACGCCGAATCGGCCGCCCGGCTCAGCGCCGAGGAGTGCCTCAACCTGATCTTCATGGCCGGTTTTTCCACCCGCGACGAAGTCAGCGACATTTCCGGCCGCGGCGTCGGCATGGACGTGGTGCAATCGCGCATCCGCGAACTCGGCGGACAGATCCAGGTGACCTCCGAACTCGGTCGCGGCAGCCGCTTTTCGCTGCGCGTGCCGCTGACCCTGGCGATCCTGCCGACGCTGCTGGTGCATGCCGCGGGCGACGCCTACGCGCTGCCGCTGGCGCGCGTGCAGGAAGTGTTGCACGCGCCGTCGCGCACGGTGAACTGGTTCGACGGGCGCGCCGCGCTCGACCGCCGCTCGCACACGCTCTCGCTGCTGGACCTGCGCCACTGGCTGGGCCGGCCCGTGGAGGACGCGGCGCTGCTGACGATCGTCGTCCTGCAACGCGGCGACAGCCGCTTCGGCCTGGTCGTCGACGAAGTGCGTGGGCGCGAGGAGGTGGTGATCAAGCCGCTGCCCAGGGCGCTGCGCGGACTGCCCGGTTATGCCGGCGCCACGCTGATCGGTGACGGGCGGCTGGCGCTGATTCTCGACGTCGACGCGCTGCGCCTGCGCTGA
- a CDS encoding flagellar motor protein, translating to MDLFSVAGLVLALIAIIGGSVLKGAGLGALWSPAAFVIVMVGTVAAIMLHTPGSTLKHAFKIAGWVVRPPVSDRAALIAQLIEWSNVSRKQGLLGLESHVAAQTDPFLKKGLQMLVDGVEPEAIRHMLEIELQGEEHHDLAAAKVFEGMGIYAPTLGIVGAVLGLIAVMKNLADPSKLGHGIAAAFTATIYGIASANMFFLPMAAKLKSVIGRRSGERELAIEGLIAIAQGENPRNIEARLAGFLH from the coding sequence ATGGACCTCTTCAGCGTCGCCGGACTCGTACTTGCCCTGATTGCGATCATCGGCGGCAGTGTGCTCAAGGGTGCGGGGCTGGGCGCGCTCTGGTCGCCCGCCGCCTTCGTGATCGTCATGGTCGGCACTGTCGCCGCGATCATGCTGCACACGCCCGGCAGCACCCTCAAACATGCCTTCAAAATCGCCGGCTGGGTGGTCAGGCCACCGGTCTCCGATCGTGCGGCACTGATCGCGCAGCTGATCGAGTGGAGCAACGTCTCGCGCAAGCAGGGTCTGCTGGGCCTGGAAAGCCATGTCGCGGCGCAGACCGACCCCTTCCTCAAGAAGGGCCTGCAGATGCTTGTCGATGGCGTCGAGCCCGAAGCGATCCGGCACATGCTGGAGATCGAACTGCAGGGCGAGGAACACCATGATCTCGCCGCGGCCAAGGTGTTCGAAGGCATGGGCATCTATGCGCCCACGCTGGGCATCGTCGGCGCAGTGCTGGGCCTGATTGCGGTGATGAAGAATCTGGCCGACCCCAGCAAGCTCGGCCATGGCATTGCCGCCGCGTTCACCGCCACGATCTATGGCATCGCCTCGGCCAACATGTTCTTCCTGCCGATGGCGGCCAAGCTCAAGAGCGTGATCGGGCGCCGCAGCGGCGAGCGCGAGCTGGCAATCGAAGGACTCATCGCGATCGCGCAGGGCGAGAACCCGCGCAACATCGAGGCTCGGCTTGCCGGCTTCCTGCACTGA
- a CDS encoding protein phosphatase CheZ — MSTTDIERARLASLLHDALEALERDDEAGWREHVNALANARARTLVTGLGRLARELSQALDTLPAAPGEAGPGLDDACARLDHVVEMTEQATHRTLDLIDDSRALVARLKEGPLDDTQTGTIESLRENLREMALAQSHQDLGGQIIRRVAGIVRGVHEGFGALGLPPRDDDARGNGPAVSGLDRNTVGQSDADDLLSNLGL; from the coding sequence ATGAGCACCACCGACATCGAGCGCGCCCGCCTCGCAAGTCTGCTGCACGACGCGCTCGAGGCGCTCGAGCGTGACGACGAAGCCGGCTGGCGCGAACACGTCAATGCGCTGGCGAACGCCCGCGCACGCACGCTGGTCACCGGCCTGGGCCGGCTGGCGCGCGAGCTGTCGCAGGCCCTCGACACCCTGCCGGCCGCGCCCGGCGAAGCCGGCCCTGGGCTCGACGACGCCTGCGCGCGTCTCGACCACGTGGTCGAGATGACCGAGCAGGCGACCCATCGCACGCTCGATCTCATCGACGACAGCCGCGCCCTGGTAGCCCGACTCAAGGAAGGCCCGCTCGACGACACCCAGACCGGCACGATCGAATCGCTGCGCGAGAACCTGCGAGAGATGGCGCTGGCGCAGAGCCACCAGGATCTCGGCGGCCAGATCATCCGTCGCGTGGCCGGCATCGTGCGCGGCGTGCACGAGGGATTCGGTGCACTGGGCCTGCCGCCCCGCGACGACGACGCGCGTGGCAACGGCCCGGCCGTTTCCGGCCTGGACCGCAACACCGTCGGCCAGAGCGATGCCGACGACCTGCTGTCGAACCTGGGACTCTGA
- a CDS encoding chemotaxis protein CheW: protein MSAAGVVDDYLGMLLATPVERAPAPAASAVSAAQPAVTTAPPPVLAAQASPVPAVPPAPSVVAEAPPAPASRPAAPSAVPPAARIAIAPLPRVPGEVRDATPAAPQQRRSADRLARWLRLRCGAQAYAIELLKIREVVLPSPLLALRGAAPCLGGVMNLRGQVVPVVDLGLQLGAAAVEETALTRIIVLDDGGDVLGLRVSAVEDVVLIGDAQIEGTHTSRLAPVGDHRIRGIARLGGMVTLLLDSAKLMAIPLFPPR, encoded by the coding sequence ATGAGCGCCGCCGGCGTCGTCGACGACTACCTCGGCATGCTGCTGGCGACGCCGGTCGAGCGGGCGCCAGCGCCCGCCGCTTCGGCCGTGTCGGCGGCGCAGCCCGCGGTCACGACCGCGCCGCCACCGGTCCTCGCGGCCCAGGCGTCGCCCGTGCCGGCTGTGCCGCCTGCGCCAAGCGTGGTCGCGGAGGCGCCGCCTGCGCCTGCCTCGCGACCGGCAGCGCCGAGTGCGGTCCCGCCTGCCGCCAGGATCGCGATCGCGCCGTTGCCGCGCGTGCCGGGCGAAGTACGCGACGCCACGCCCGCGGCTCCACAGCAGCGGCGCAGCGCCGATCGTCTCGCCCGCTGGCTGCGCCTGCGCTGCGGCGCGCAGGCCTATGCGATCGAGCTGCTGAAGATCCGCGAAGTGGTGCTGCCATCGCCGCTGCTGGCGCTGCGCGGCGCGGCGCCTTGCCTGGGCGGGGTCATGAATCTGCGCGGCCAGGTTGTGCCGGTGGTCGATCTCGGCCTCCAGCTCGGCGCGGCCGCGGTCGAGGAGACCGCGCTGACCCGGATCATCGTGCTCGACGACGGCGGCGATGTGCTGGGCCTGCGGGTGTCGGCGGTCGAGGACGTTGTGCTGATCGGGGACGCGCAGATCGAAGGCACCCATACCTCGCGCCTGGCACCAGTCGGCGACCACCGCATCCGCGGCATCGCGCGCCTCGGCGGCATGGTCACGCTGCTGCTGGACTCGGCCAAGCTGATGGCGATCCCGCTGTTTCCGCCCCGCTGA
- the motD gene encoding flagellar motor protein MotD: protein MARKRKHEEHANHEAWAVPYGDLVTLLLAFFVVMYAVSSLNEGKYRAVAASLASAFNAPPSALEPIQIGDNQKPESAVGRPTPVPRGAHQGPTSSPVLDSPLRPMLESKMRSDRMGDGGADAASIEASRQQLARLALQLEDALAEMVKAQLIIVRRSDLWLEVEINSDILFPSGSATLDFGARELLGRLAVVLRDLPNPIRIEGYTDDRPIATSQFPSNWELSAARAASVVHLFVSERFAPERLVMVGYGQYRPKAENTTDAGRNANRRVVLMVLATPDTAAPRPATPPAPAPAPPTYPAAPVPQAVAATAVRRSPPPQLPPQGDS, encoded by the coding sequence ATGGCCCGCAAACGGAAGCACGAGGAACACGCCAACCACGAAGCCTGGGCCGTTCCCTATGGCGACCTGGTAACGCTGCTGCTCGCATTCTTCGTGGTGATGTATGCGGTGTCCTCGCTCAACGAGGGCAAGTACCGTGCGGTGGCCGCGTCGCTGGCCAGCGCTTTCAACGCGCCACCGAGTGCACTCGAACCAATCCAGATCGGAGACAATCAGAAGCCGGAAAGCGCAGTTGGACGCCCGACCCCGGTGCCACGCGGCGCGCACCAGGGGCCCACCTCGAGTCCAGTGCTCGATTCGCCGCTCCGACCGATGCTTGAATCCAAGATGCGCAGCGACCGAATGGGCGACGGTGGCGCGGACGCAGCGTCGATCGAGGCATCGCGCCAGCAGTTGGCCCGCCTGGCCCTGCAGCTGGAGGACGCGCTGGCGGAGATGGTCAAGGCTCAGCTGATCATCGTGCGCCGCTCGGACCTGTGGCTGGAAGTCGAGATCAACAGCGACATCCTGTTCCCGAGCGGCTCGGCCACGCTCGACTTCGGCGCCCGCGAACTGCTCGGCCGGCTGGCGGTGGTGCTGCGCGACCTGCCCAATCCGATCCGCATCGAGGGCTATACCGACGACCGTCCGATCGCGACCTCGCAGTTCCCCTCCAACTGGGAGCTCTCGGCGGCGCGCGCGGCGAGCGTGGTGCACCTGTTCGTCAGCGAGCGCTTCGCGCCCGAGCGCCTGGTCATGGTCGGCTACGGCCAGTACCGACCCAAGGCCGAAAACACCACCGACGCCGGACGTAATGCCAACCGGCGCGTGGTGCTGATGGTGCTGGCGACGCCGGACACCGCCGCGCCGCGGCCGGCCACGCCGCCTGCGCCCGCACCCGCGCCGCCCACCTATCCCGCCGCGCCTGTCCCGCAGGCCGTCGCCGCGACCGCAGTGCGGCGCTCCCCCCCTCCCCAACTCCCACCGCAAGGAGACAGCTGA